The window CATTGTTTCAGCTGACGGATAAATAGCTGGATCATTTTTGATTCGCTCGTCTAAATAAGGCTGTGAATTTTTAACAGCATTAGCATAAAAGACGTAATTACTGATACTAGCTATAACTTGAGGTTCCATCAAATAATTTAAAAAAGCATAAGCTTCATCAATATTTTCAGCATCTTTAGGAATAGCAAAAACATCAAAATAAGCAATCGCTCCCTCTTTTGGAATATAATACTTAACATTTACACCATTATTCGCATCTTTAGCAGCTTGAATTGACTGCATGATGTCACCTGACCACCCAATCGCAACACAAATATCGCCATTAGCTAAGTCATTAATAAATTTAGAAGAGTGAAAATAAGTGACAAATGGTCGTAATTTACTTAAATGCTCAGTCGCTACTTTATAATCCTCTGGATTTTGGCTGTTAGGATCAAGACCTAAGTAATTTAAAACAGTCGGAAATATTTCAGTTGGTGCATCTAAAAATGCCACACCACAACGAGATAGTTTTTTTAAATTATCAGGATTGAGTACTAAATCCCAACTATCAACAGGGGCATCCTCACCAAGAATTTTTTTCACTTTATCAACATTATAACCAATACCTGTTGTTAACCACATATAAGGAATCGCATAGCGATTATCAGGATCATGCTTAGCAAGCATTGCAAGTAAGTTTTCATCAAGATTATGATAGTTAGGTAATTTACTTTTATCTAATGGTGCAAAAATACCGACCCTAGCTTGACGATCTAAAAAGCTATCAGAAGGAACCACTAAATCAAAGCCGGTATTTCCAGCCATAAGTTTACCTTCTAATACTTCATTTGAGTCAAACACATCATAAACAACTTTGATGCCGGTCTCTTTCTCAAAATTAGTTAATGTATCAGGAGCAATATAAGACGACCAGTTATAAATGTAGAGTTGACGATCTTTGGCAGAGCCCATGAAAGAGATGACAAACAATATTAAAGCTATTGCAGCTTTTAACCAATTAAAAATATTAAACATCCGCACGATCCTCAAAAGTGTGCAAATTGAATAACAATTCGATTTTATTCCGATAGATAAAAAGCGAATCCATCGCTTTATCAA is drawn from Orbaceae bacterium BiB and contains these coding sequences:
- a CDS encoding extracellular solute-binding protein, which codes for MFNIFNWLKAAIALILFVISFMGSAKDRQLYIYNWSSYIAPDTLTNFEKETGIKVVYDVFDSNEVLEGKLMAGNTGFDLVVPSDSFLDRQARVGIFAPLDKSKLPNYHNLDENLLAMLAKHDPDNRYAIPYMWLTTGIGYNVDKVKKILGEDAPVDSWDLVLNPDNLKKLSRCGVAFLDAPTEIFPTVLNYLGLDPNSQNPEDYKVATEHLSKLRPFVTYFHSSKFINDLANGDICVAIGWSGDIMQSIQAAKDANNGVNVKYYIPKEGAIAYFDVFAIPKDAENIDEAYAFLNYLMEPQVIASISNYVFYANAVKNSQPYLDERIKNDPAIYPSAETMNKLFSLQVMPPKIDKLMTRSWTKVLTDR